One window from the genome of Paenibacillus azoreducens encodes:
- a CDS encoding response regulator translates to MRIMIVDDETFIRVNFKTFLDWEQEGYNLVGEAANGEEALAKIEELKPHVVFLDIRMPVLDGLSVLQELQRRKFPCKVIILSSHNEFDYAREALRLGACDYIHKPNLTRTAVLEALDRIQKQISPYADMGQFPVQQEKNRSELKTLFLRDLVIGVIRHKWEIDQKTEQYQLQLKQPNVCCIVMHIDQYEQVMERYKKGMGHLLGFSILNILQEVLSRYDELELFQTNPKEFVILKSFSNVRSMNEILEERWRLLRKVEKTLKQFLNIHVSFSISGLHSRLLDIPKAYHEAQEAAEMLFFEVQSNVAVYEPVASRNEKDRAALAHYEQRIRKAITEKKMADAMKILHEMFAAIKERRPADRHEILELCVNLHYLIQSHLREDHPGTETAGVQKLMSAERAEFLHGMLVQELEDLSASQAEDSSSSNYKIKRVIDYIHQNYAHDLTLDELAGYVGLNNSYLSRIFKEQTGSMLIPYINGYRVKKSLELLKEGKLKTYEIAEKVGFNSIDNYYLSFKKIYGLPPNEYRKTCMGK, encoded by the coding sequence ATGAGAATCATGATTGTGGACGATGAGACGTTTATCAGAGTGAACTTCAAGACTTTTTTGGATTGGGAACAGGAGGGCTACAATCTCGTAGGCGAAGCTGCCAATGGGGAGGAGGCGCTGGCAAAAATCGAAGAGCTGAAGCCTCATGTCGTATTTCTCGATATTCGGATGCCGGTGCTTGACGGACTAAGCGTGCTTCAGGAGCTGCAGCGAAGAAAATTCCCGTGCAAAGTGATTATCCTGAGCAGTCACAACGAATTCGACTATGCCAGGGAAGCGCTAAGGCTGGGTGCCTGCGATTATATTCATAAGCCCAATCTGACCCGGACCGCGGTGCTGGAAGCATTGGACAGGATTCAGAAGCAGATCAGCCCATATGCTGATATGGGGCAGTTTCCGGTTCAGCAGGAGAAAAACCGCTCCGAATTGAAAACACTCTTTTTGCGGGATTTGGTTATCGGCGTGATCCGTCATAAATGGGAGATCGACCAAAAGACCGAACAGTATCAGCTGCAGCTGAAGCAGCCGAATGTATGCTGCATTGTGATGCATATCGATCAATACGAACAGGTGATGGAGCGGTATAAAAAGGGAATGGGGCATCTGCTCGGATTCTCCATTCTGAATATTTTGCAGGAAGTGCTGAGCCGGTACGACGAACTGGAATTGTTCCAGACCAATCCGAAAGAGTTTGTCATTCTTAAATCCTTTTCCAATGTGAGAAGCATGAATGAAATTTTGGAGGAGCGCTGGCGGCTGCTTCGCAAGGTCGAAAAAACGCTGAAGCAATTTTTGAATATTCATGTCAGCTTCAGCATCAGCGGGCTGCATTCCCGTCTTCTGGATATTCCAAAAGCTTACCATGAAGCGCAGGAGGCGGCGGAAATGCTGTTCTTCGAAGTCCAAAGCAACGTTGCCGTTTACGAACCGGTCGCTTCCCGGAATGAAAAAGACAGGGCGGCTCTTGCCCATTACGAACAGCGAATCAGGAAGGCCATAACGGAGAAAAAAATGGCGGATGCGATGAAGATACTCCATGAGATGTTCGCGGCAATCAAAGAGCGGCGCCCGGCGGACCGGCATGAAATATTGGAGCTGTGCGTCAATTTGCATTACCTGATTCAATCGCATTTACGGGAAGACCATCCGGGGACGGAGACAGCCGGGGTGCAGAAGCTTATGTCAGCCGAGCGGGCCGAGTTTTTGCATGGGATGCTTGTACAGGAGCTGGAGGATTTGTCCGCGAGCCAGGCGGAAGACAGCTCATCGTCCAACTACAAAATCAAGCGTGTGATCGACTACATACACCAAAATTATGCCCATGATTTGACGCTGGATGAACTTGCCGGTTATGTCGGTTTGAATAACAGCTATCTCAGCAGAATTTTCAAGGAGCAAACCGGCTCCATGTTAATTCCTTATATTAACGGGTATCGGGTAAAAAAGTCGCTTGAGCTGCTGAAAGAAGGAAAACTGAAGACATATGAAATTGCGGAAAAAGTTGGTTTTAACAGCATTGATAACTACTATCTAAGCTTCAAAAAAATATACGGCCTTCCCCCGAACGAATACCGAAAAACTTGCATGGGAAAGTAA
- a CDS encoding S-layer homology domain-containing protein, producing MKHSFNKAISKIMLMSLLITTIGPVYSAHAAPGLQITDKQALESGSGSAEDKVVETGSGPAEGKAGESDSGKTEGQVVQPDSESSDDKAGESNLEQPAEGKAPESELKGTEEEKLEPELKPQENQVLASDLQLAEGQVHGEFPVNLTQVGDVDWLHLKGNGSFAQIKKAGSNSIAFSVIGDDTTGTEGKLNKGGDTNYMSYAWTDGMSGHETSVNDTGFVVFYPKSSRDAGDYENVGWDATMAAQPQESTIIFGVGMWQAEMNIKIYFNDELKTDQTLSAGGISEVHKYQFKAPSNVKVKIEARQTKVLSQWGNMSFSGLAVSSKDIADKLALQNEYNKVKDMAQELYTDATWKPFAAARDKAKNVLAQTFASQQEFDSALNEMQAAIQALEKKDTNIRIDFMGNISGGYTFGSMGDQQDRYQTFTPKESFEMEYVQVRVIREHEPVSDLVVKLYATDDQGLPSGSPLAEKTVNERKVVSGEITTIPLAFNLEGGKRYAIVLSQKNLGSGEYRWYVMNKKSESSHEFYGKSVSGNFVSEASLGTGLLRVIQKSDVDRSVLQALVNELGQYNRKLFTVASWSQLESALNEANLLLNDVDAKQTAIDAVYEKLSAAFKGLEQGAGLNDIANIIEEISRVDMNGYTSESKSTLQQAIQEAKDLGNTAPDKDRVIAYSKVMNALDALEPEGKYQYESHPKITAAFGFEGDKNASLAFLDGTYQIGGSRPEQHGPIAPKQTVTFGVKNATDIKWYNAEGYLPAFIHEFSKDQMDYQIESFGNKHTVDGKDYVIDYSRMTVTNHSNEIRLLPVVSQNLTPLNAAANQAYTIQPGETVVRDYAIEADKYEYFDEGKTSFTSLTREQVAGQGDFDKNYASMKSYWDNRLSAVLDLDLPNKELVNAFKAGYIYTMIIKDGNYLHIGENGYARLYSHDTIGILVQLIQSGDFAHAKDYLKSVPLTGGINIETGEVDGNLYWDANWKLAWAYAVYLSKTGDTSIFKEMMTADDGTTGTVFEKRIKFGARSIEKDRTGEGGIMKETYAIDDPGYWTVDNYAALAGLASYEYITRELYKAEKDQSYLDEAKWAKDQYDDLLAKFSAKLQQTMTNNNLNYIPASVVESNDKNRMKDPRDANWASMFLFGRWLWDGYLYGADQPADNINLKMLDDTYTYGIERRTAAGVTDSPYNFGGYPHGFYSSSYNAGYGSSALRGEKYRDMGIKAYEFMLENSMSGPFSWWEGVDYPSKEKSPWTATNEKLGVRNTPGGGGSAQHIWGQSVNSKVLADSLIAERVYDQNTKYEIIVGRGIPKEWVTDAAKNNNVVAKVHNYPAFQGGRVGYDVVRNNNKLEFSFTTDLTQAKADASNATFSIQLPSMVNNILETSAGTIDNAKGIVTVPLSIKSVTITLSDLPKPTSDVDLDKEELEIGFAAGDSSTSVTQNVTLPKQGRHGSMITWSSSHPQVVSETGTVKRPAATTQVTLTAVLTKDGRQAQKSFVLTVIKSDAGNGNGNGNNGNNGNNGNNGNGNNGNNGNNGNGNNGNNGNNGNNGNNGNSGNNGSNGNNSNKGNNSNNGNNDNNGNKGNGGSSSRPVLSDISNHWAHEAIATAVERGIVKGYEDGTFRPNGTLTRSELIVMLGRALNLPQENAATTFTDEAKIPAWAKPYVSGALKAKLVKGYGDGTFRPEGKMTRAEFVAVIRRALDLKADAKSALPFKDADQIPGWAINDVAAVHQAGLIEGKGNNKFAPNDSLTRAEAVTLLLRMLQYSNAK from the coding sequence GTGAAACATTCATTCAATAAAGCCATTTCGAAGATTATGCTTATGTCCTTGTTGATAACAACGATCGGCCCGGTATACTCCGCACATGCCGCACCTGGATTGCAGATTACAGACAAGCAAGCGCTCGAATCCGGTTCGGGGTCGGCAGAAGATAAGGTTGTCGAAACCGGTTCGGGGCCGGCGGAAGGCAAGGCAGGCGAATCGGATTCAGGGAAAACAGAAGGGCAGGTCGTCCAACCGGATTCAGAGTCGTCAGATGATAAGGCAGGCGAATCCAATTTGGAGCAGCCGGCAGAAGGGAAGGCGCCTGAATCTGAATTAAAGGGGACCGAAGAAGAGAAGCTTGAACCCGAATTAAAGCCTCAGGAAAATCAAGTATTGGCATCTGATTTGCAGTTGGCGGAAGGCCAGGTACACGGCGAATTTCCGGTGAATTTGACTCAAGTCGGGGATGTAGATTGGCTCCATCTTAAAGGGAATGGAAGTTTTGCCCAGATTAAAAAAGCGGGATCGAACTCAATTGCCTTCAGCGTAATTGGAGATGACACTACAGGAACCGAAGGAAAACTGAACAAGGGCGGGGACACGAATTACATGTCTTATGCCTGGACGGATGGTATGAGTGGACATGAAACTTCGGTAAATGACACCGGATTTGTCGTATTTTATCCAAAGTCCAGCCGGGATGCGGGCGATTATGAAAATGTGGGCTGGGACGCTACCATGGCTGCACAGCCGCAGGAGTCAACGATTATATTCGGCGTTGGCATGTGGCAGGCTGAGATGAATATTAAAATTTATTTCAACGATGAGCTCAAGACCGACCAGACTCTTTCTGCAGGCGGTATTTCCGAGGTACACAAATATCAATTCAAAGCGCCTTCAAATGTGAAGGTAAAAATAGAGGCCCGGCAAACGAAAGTATTATCCCAGTGGGGAAATATGTCATTTTCCGGATTGGCTGTAAGCAGCAAGGACATTGCAGACAAGCTGGCATTGCAAAACGAATACAACAAAGTAAAGGACATGGCTCAAGAACTGTATACGGATGCAACTTGGAAGCCTTTCGCAGCTGCAAGGGATAAAGCTAAGAATGTTCTGGCCCAAACGTTTGCTTCGCAGCAGGAATTTGACAGCGCTCTCAATGAAATGCAAGCAGCAATTCAAGCTTTGGAGAAAAAAGACACGAATATCCGGATTGACTTTATGGGGAATATTTCCGGCGGGTATACGTTTGGTTCCATGGGGGATCAGCAGGACAGATATCAAACATTTACGCCAAAAGAAAGCTTTGAAATGGAATATGTTCAAGTAAGGGTCATCAGAGAACATGAGCCGGTTAGCGATCTGGTTGTGAAGCTGTATGCAACAGATGACCAAGGATTGCCTTCCGGATCGCCATTAGCGGAAAAGACGGTAAATGAGCGTAAGGTTGTAAGCGGCGAAATCACTACCATTCCATTAGCCTTCAACCTTGAGGGCGGCAAGCGTTACGCCATCGTATTATCCCAGAAAAATCTCGGCTCCGGCGAATACCGCTGGTATGTCATGAATAAAAAATCGGAATCCAGCCATGAGTTTTACGGCAAATCGGTTTCGGGGAATTTCGTATCCGAAGCTTCCCTGGGCACAGGCTTGCTGCGGGTTATCCAGAAAAGCGATGTGGATCGCAGCGTCCTGCAAGCGCTGGTTAACGAACTTGGGCAGTATAACCGGAAGCTGTTTACGGTGGCAAGCTGGTCCCAATTGGAGAGCGCCTTGAATGAGGCCAATCTCCTCTTGAACGATGTGGATGCGAAACAGACGGCTATTGACGCGGTTTATGAAAAGCTGAGTGCGGCATTCAAAGGTTTGGAACAGGGCGCCGGACTGAACGATATTGCGAATATCATTGAGGAAATCAGCCGCGTAGATATGAATGGATATACCAGCGAATCGAAATCCACCCTTCAGCAAGCCATTCAGGAAGCGAAGGACCTAGGAAACACGGCGCCGGACAAAGACCGGGTTATCGCCTATTCCAAAGTCATGAACGCACTGGACGCACTGGAGCCTGAGGGTAAATACCAGTATGAGTCTCATCCGAAGATCACGGCGGCATTTGGTTTCGAAGGCGACAAAAATGCTTCGCTCGCATTCCTTGACGGAACGTATCAAATCGGCGGCAGCCGTCCGGAGCAGCATGGACCGATCGCTCCCAAGCAGACGGTGACCTTCGGTGTAAAGAATGCGACTGATATCAAATGGTATAACGCAGAAGGTTATTTGCCGGCATTTATTCACGAATTTTCCAAAGATCAGATGGACTACCAAATCGAATCTTTCGGCAACAAGCATACGGTTGACGGCAAGGATTACGTGATCGATTATTCGAGAATGACCGTGACGAACCATTCGAATGAAATCCGCCTGCTGCCGGTCGTATCCCAAAATCTGACCCCGCTGAATGCCGCAGCGAATCAGGCCTATACGATTCAACCCGGCGAGACGGTCGTCAGAGATTATGCCATTGAAGCGGATAAGTATGAGTACTTTGATGAGGGCAAAACTTCATTTACTTCACTAACGAGAGAGCAAGTAGCGGGTCAGGGCGATTTTGACAAGAATTACGCCTCGATGAAATCATATTGGGATAACCGGTTGTCGGCGGTGCTGGATCTTGATCTGCCGAATAAAGAGCTGGTGAATGCGTTCAAAGCAGGTTATATCTACACCATGATTATTAAGGACGGCAACTACCTGCATATCGGCGAAAACGGTTATGCAAGATTGTACTCTCACGATACCATCGGGATTCTGGTTCAATTGATTCAAAGCGGGGATTTTGCTCATGCCAAGGATTATTTGAAGAGCGTTCCGCTCACCGGCGGCATCAATATCGAGACCGGTGAAGTGGATGGCAATCTCTATTGGGATGCCAATTGGAAGCTGGCGTGGGCTTATGCGGTTTATTTGAGCAAGACGGGGGATACCTCCATCTTCAAGGAAATGATGACAGCGGATGACGGAACGACCGGTACCGTTTTCGAGAAGAGAATTAAGTTCGGGGCGAGAAGTATCGAGAAAGACCGCACCGGTGAGGGCGGGATCATGAAAGAAACGTATGCCATCGATGACCCGGGTTATTGGACGGTCGACAACTACGCTGCGTTGGCAGGCTTGGCGTCGTATGAATACATCACCCGTGAGCTGTATAAGGCGGAAAAGGATCAAAGCTATCTGGATGAGGCGAAGTGGGCTAAAGATCAATACGATGACTTGCTTGCCAAATTCTCAGCCAAGCTGCAGCAAACGATGACGAACAATAACCTGAATTATATTCCCGCGTCTGTCGTGGAGAGCAACGATAAAAACCGAATGAAGGATCCTCGCGATGCGAACTGGGCTTCGATGTTTCTATTCGGAAGATGGCTGTGGGACGGATACTTGTATGGCGCGGACCAGCCTGCCGACAATATTAACCTAAAGATGCTGGACGATACTTATACTTATGGCATCGAAAGACGAACCGCGGCGGGAGTAACCGATTCGCCATATAACTTCGGCGGTTATCCTCACGGTTTCTATTCCAGCTCTTATAATGCAGGTTACGGAAGCTCCGCGCTTCGCGGGGAGAAATATAGAGACATGGGCATTAAAGCCTATGAATTCATGCTTGAAAATTCGATGAGCGGACCATTCAGTTGGTGGGAGGGCGTGGATTATCCTTCCAAAGAAAAAAGTCCTTGGACGGCGACCAACGAGAAGCTTGGCGTTCGCAATACGCCGGGCGGGGGCGGATCGGCCCAGCATATCTGGGGGCAGTCCGTCAATTCCAAAGTATTGGCCGATTCTCTGATCGCAGAGCGTGTTTACGATCAGAATACGAAATACGAAATTATCGTCGGCCGCGGAATTCCAAAAGAATGGGTTACGGATGCGGCCAAAAACAACAATGTGGTAGCTAAAGTCCATAACTATCCGGCATTCCAGGGCGGCAGAGTCGGATACGATGTCGTGAGAAATAACAATAAACTTGAATTCTCGTTTACGACCGATCTCACCCAAGCCAAGGCGGACGCCAGCAATGCCACCTTTAGTATTCAGCTGCCGAGCATGGTAAACAACATTTTGGAAACTTCTGCAGGAACCATTGACAATGCTAAAGGGATCGTTACCGTTCCGCTCAGCATAAAGTCCGTTACCATCACGCTTAGCGATCTGCCAAAGCCTACATCTGATGTGGACCTCGATAAAGAGGAGTTGGAAATCGGTTTTGCTGCAGGCGATTCCAGCACATCCGTCACCCAAAATGTGACACTGCCGAAGCAAGGCCGTCATGGCAGCATGATTACCTGGTCTTCAAGCCATCCGCAAGTCGTATCGGAAACAGGCACCGTGAAGCGTCCGGCGGCGACCACGCAAGTGACGCTGACAGCTGTATTGACCAAAGACGGTCGCCAGGCACAAAAAAGCTTTGTGCTGACGGTCATCAAGTCGGATGCAGGTAACGGCAATGGTAATGGCAACAATGGCAACAACGGAAATAACGGCAACAACGGTAATGGGAACAATGGGAATAATGGCAACAACGGTAATGGGAACAATGGAAATAATGGAAATAATGGAAATAATGGAAATAATGGCAATAGCGGGAATAATGGAAGCAACGGCAATAATAGTAACAAGGGCAACAACAGTAACAACGGAAATAACGACAACAATGGCAATAAGGGGAATGGCGGGAGTTCGAGCCGGCCGGTGCTGAGCGATATTTCTAATCACTGGGCTCATGAAGCGATTGCCACCGCGGTAGAGCGCGGAATCGTGAAAGGATATGAAGACGGCACTTTCCGTCCGAATGGCACGCTTACGCGCAGTGAACTTATCGTCATGCTGGGCAGGGCGCTGAACCTTCCACAGGAAAATGCGGCCACGACATTTACCGATGAAGCCAAAATTCCGGCTTGGGCAAAACCATACGTATCCGGCGCGCTCAAAGCGAAATTGGTGAAAGGATATGGTGACGGCACATTCCGCCCTGAAGGGAAGATGACACGGGCCGAGTTCGTGGCGGTCATTCGCCGGGCGCTTGATTTAAAGGCCGACGCCAAGTCTGCTTTGCCGTTTAAAGATGCAGATCAGATTCCAGGATGGGCTATAAACGATGTGGCGGCGGTTCATCAAGCAGGCCTGATTGAAGGCAAAGGAAATAACAAGTTTGCTCCAAACGATTCATTGACACGGGCCGAAGCGGTTACTTTGCTTCTTCGGATGCTGCAATATTCGAATGCCAAATAA
- a CDS encoding ABC transporter substrate-binding protein — MRKKAFLLLCSLMLALTAAGCGSKSTEGSKGSEPGSTGETSGDKKETVEVTMAYWANASEQKNFEYMVNGLEKEYPNVKVKMQMYPTSDEFWKAIPSAIAAGVGPDIIAMSDEGNYEYIKKGVLAPLDDLITQVGFEKDRITGSLYKGWTDDNKLYGIPYDSSTSMLAINKAMFEKSGITKTPETMDEVVELAKAMTTKDVKGIIGSIDPFHITQYVHAFGGDWGYGKTINSKENIAGVQFFVDLFLKHKVAIAPIEVGAPWDGEVFSQEKGAMSTAGPWYVGHLKEANPNMKMIALPMPKGTVAAQSAYSHGLSILAGSKHKEEAMQVIKYALRDDAQLNAIEAVGYSPAVSSLLPKYLEKNPELKPVFDNMEKVGMPFAYPEQTKAFHADLLKGVEEIIFKQDGLTVEKLLNDLQSKYGQN; from the coding sequence ATGAGAAAGAAAGCATTCCTGTTATTGTGCTCCCTCATGCTGGCGCTTACCGCGGCGGGGTGTGGATCCAAATCCACCGAAGGCAGCAAAGGCAGCGAGCCGGGCAGCACCGGAGAGACAAGCGGGGACAAGAAAGAAACGGTTGAAGTCACGATGGCTTATTGGGCCAATGCTTCGGAACAAAAGAACTTCGAATACATGGTAAACGGACTGGAAAAAGAATATCCGAACGTTAAAGTCAAAATGCAGATGTACCCGACGAGCGATGAGTTCTGGAAGGCGATTCCATCCGCGATTGCAGCCGGCGTAGGCCCGGATATCATTGCGATGTCCGATGAAGGCAACTACGAATATATCAAAAAAGGCGTTCTGGCTCCGCTGGATGATCTGATCACGCAGGTCGGTTTCGAAAAAGACAGGATTACGGGATCTTTGTACAAAGGCTGGACGGATGACAACAAGCTGTACGGCATTCCTTACGATTCGTCGACTTCCATGCTCGCGATCAACAAAGCGATGTTCGAAAAATCAGGCATCACCAAGACTCCCGAAACGATGGATGAAGTTGTTGAGCTGGCCAAAGCGATGACAACGAAGGATGTCAAAGGGATTATCGGCAGCATCGATCCATTCCACATCACGCAATATGTACACGCTTTCGGCGGGGATTGGGGATACGGCAAAACGATCAATTCCAAAGAAAATATCGCCGGCGTTCAGTTTTTTGTCGATCTTTTTCTGAAGCATAAGGTGGCCATCGCTCCGATCGAAGTAGGCGCGCCATGGGATGGAGAAGTGTTCAGCCAGGAAAAAGGCGCAATGTCGACGGCAGGTCCTTGGTACGTCGGTCATTTGAAGGAAGCCAATCCGAATATGAAAATGATTGCTTTGCCTATGCCTAAAGGGACGGTAGCGGCACAAAGCGCGTATTCTCACGGGTTGTCGATCTTGGCAGGCAGCAAGCATAAAGAAGAAGCCATGCAGGTGATCAAGTATGCGCTTCGCGACGACGCGCAGCTGAATGCCATTGAAGCGGTTGGATATTCCCCGGCTGTTTCTTCTCTGCTTCCAAAATACCTGGAGAAGAACCCTGAATTGAAACCGGTGTTTGACAATATGGAAAAAGTGGGCATGCCTTTTGCTTATCCAGAGCAAACCAAAGCGTTCCATGCCGACCTTTTGAAAGGGGTAGAAGAAATTATCTTCAAGCAAGACGGATTGACCGTTGAAAAGCTGTTAAACGATCTGCAGAGCAAATACGGGCAAAACTAG
- a CDS encoding sensor histidine kinase, with protein sequence MLKWKRFQDRSIRQKMFLTYALLMIVPLLAISISFYTYAISIFETRIVKSFEETNLQMMSTADNFINNMIKSSEQPFYDEKLMGILAKDYSRATYETFEKSMDFRYISDGVFKNLMTFNPSIDSILIYPQNSSLIYRRGYNTTFNYKYTPVHEPWYQQIHNNADKPVLLGLHEEKQMYAKPRKMLSVGRVLIDADSYRKIGVLLVNFRVEQLEKLFSGLTDKRDVNQVIMDGKGTVIFSTTPGMVGKNLIEPLSQIGPGSKEYYVVRHVSKVSGWQFYSVVHRNQLFAEINKLRDFTVLLFVLLVAVGFVIAFLVSGSISNPIRRLNRLMRKVERGDFDVTARQDSLDEVGHLSRSFNRMTAEIKDLIERIKLEEKKKRSAELNALQNQINPHFIYNTLSVIKWMSQAQMADNITEAIDDMIKVLSFSTRSTQEYVSIEEEMAFIRSYVELLQLRYYNIFDCEMEVAPDVLHYRTLKFMVQPFVENAVFHAFTSQDRHYELNIRVEKTDDNDIQFIIRDNGIGIGQERLHELLEREWSDNQTINSIGIGNVSRRLKLHYGEKYGVVIDSTEGLGTLVCIRIPAMEQNPVPHGPRKEEAV encoded by the coding sequence ATGCTGAAATGGAAGCGATTCCAAGATCGCAGTATCCGGCAGAAAATGTTTCTCACCTATGCGCTCTTGATGATTGTTCCGCTTTTGGCGATCAGTATTTCTTTTTATACATACGCCATTTCGATCTTTGAGACCCGCATTGTCAAGTCGTTTGAGGAAACGAACCTCCAAATGATGTCGACCGCAGACAATTTTATCAACAATATGATCAAATCTTCGGAGCAGCCTTTTTATGACGAGAAGCTGATGGGGATTTTGGCCAAGGATTATTCCCGCGCCACCTATGAAACATTTGAAAAAAGCATGGATTTCCGCTATATCAGCGACGGTGTTTTCAAAAATTTAATGACATTCAATCCGAGTATCGATTCGATCCTGATTTATCCGCAAAACAGCTCGTTGATTTACCGCAGAGGGTATAATACGACCTTTAACTACAAGTACACTCCGGTTCATGAACCGTGGTACCAGCAGATTCATAACAATGCGGATAAGCCTGTTCTGCTCGGCCTGCATGAGGAAAAGCAGATGTATGCCAAGCCGCGGAAGATGCTGTCGGTCGGCCGGGTGTTGATCGATGCGGATTCGTACCGGAAGATTGGCGTGCTGCTGGTCAATTTCAGGGTTGAGCAGCTGGAGAAATTGTTCAGCGGACTGACTGACAAGCGGGATGTCAATCAGGTCATTATGGATGGGAAAGGAACAGTCATATTTAGCACGACGCCGGGTATGGTCGGGAAAAACCTAATTGAACCTTTATCGCAAATAGGGCCGGGCAGCAAGGAGTATTATGTCGTCCGCCACGTGTCCAAAGTCTCGGGATGGCAATTTTACAGTGTCGTACACCGTAATCAGCTGTTTGCGGAGATCAATAAACTGCGCGACTTTACCGTGCTGCTGTTTGTGCTGCTGGTTGCCGTCGGATTTGTTATTGCGTTTCTGGTGTCCGGCAGCATTTCGAATCCGATCCGAAGACTGAACCGGTTGATGCGCAAGGTAGAGAGGGGAGATTTCGACGTGACGGCCCGGCAGGACAGTCTGGATGAAGTCGGTCATTTATCCCGTTCCTTTAACCGGATGACGGCGGAAATCAAAGATCTGATCGAAAGAATCAAGCTGGAGGAGAAAAAGAAGCGGAGCGCCGAACTGAACGCGCTGCAGAACCAAATCAATCCCCATTTCATCTATAATACGCTGTCGGTAATTAAATGGATGTCCCAGGCGCAAATGGCCGACAACATTACGGAAGCGATCGACGATATGATCAAGGTTTTGTCTTTCTCTACGCGAAGCACGCAGGAGTATGTGTCCATCGAAGAGGAAATGGCGTTTATTCGCAGCTATGTCGAATTGCTGCAGCTTCGCTATTACAACATATTTGACTGCGAGATGGAAGTTGCGCCGGATGTGCTGCACTATCGCACCCTTAAATTTATGGTTCAGCCTTTTGTGGAAAACGCGGTATTTCATGCTTTTACCTCGCAAGACCGCCATTACGAATTAAACATTCGGGTAGAAAAAACGGATGACAATGACATTCAATTCATCATCAGAGATAACGGGATAGGCATTGGCCAAGAGCGGCTTCATGAGCTGCTGGAGCGGGAGTGGTCCGATAATCAAACGATAAATTCCATCGGCATCGGCAACGTGTCGCGGAGACTGAAGCTGCATTACGGAGAAAAGTATGGGGTAGTGATAGACAGCACGGAAGGGTTAGGGACATTAGTGTGCATTCGTATTCCCGCAATGGAGCAAAATCCTGTTCCCCATGGGCCAAGGAAGGAGGAAGCGGTATGA